The Hymenobacter oligotrophus genome has a window encoding:
- a CDS encoding PID-CTERM protein-sorting domain-containing protein, producing MLVNSVSALAQGPGTGGPTPNIPNPPTEIPIDGGVSLLVAAAGALGIRQLTRRRR from the coding sequence ATGCTTGTGAATTCCGTTTCGGCACTGGCCCAGGGCCCTGGCACTGGCGGCCCAACCCCCAACATCCCCAATCCCCCTACCGAAATTCCGATCGACGGCGGGGTGTCGTTGCTTGTGGCTGCAGCTGGCGCACTCGGCATTCGGCAGCTAACCCGGCGCCGCCGCTAA
- a CDS encoding phenylalanine 4-monooxygenase, with product MQAPHFTAEDHLVWKVLFDRQTALLHRRAAAPFVAGLTRLGLARDAAPNLDDLGQRLRQHTGWDVVPAPGRVDDRTFLALLAERRYPVTQWVRSMQQFDYIAGPDLFHDAFGHLPMLTDPEWATWLEHFGQVARHHLHDAAAVQELVRLFWYTAEFGLVQEGEQLRVFGAGLLSSASELHHCLGEEVVRQPLEVAAVVATPVVREGFQATYFVLPNWAELSDATAELAVRLTAANVGATVSADQR from the coding sequence ATGCAAGCCCCTCACTTCACTGCCGAAGACCACCTCGTGTGGAAGGTTCTCTTCGACCGCCAAACCGCCCTGCTGCACCGCCGGGCCGCGGCGCCGTTTGTGGCCGGGCTCACTCGCCTGGGCCTCGCCCGCGACGCTGCCCCCAACCTCGATGACCTAGGGCAACGCCTGCGCCAACACACCGGCTGGGACGTGGTGCCCGCGCCGGGCCGCGTCGACGACCGCACGTTTCTGGCTTTGCTGGCCGAGCGCCGGTACCCGGTTACGCAGTGGGTGCGCTCCATGCAGCAGTTCGACTACATTGCCGGGCCCGATTTGTTTCACGATGCTTTTGGCCACTTGCCCATGCTCACCGACCCCGAGTGGGCCACTTGGCTCGAGCATTTTGGGCAGGTAGCGCGCCACCACCTCCACGATGCGGCCGCTGTGCAAGAGCTGGTGCGCCTGTTTTGGTACACGGCCGAGTTTGGGCTGGTGCAGGAGGGCGAGCAACTGCGCGTGTTCGGTGCCGGTTTGCTGTCGTCGGCTTCGGAGCTGCACCATTGCCTTGGCGAGGAAGTAGTACGTCAGCCCCTTGAGGTAGCGGCCGTGGTAGCCACGCCCGTAGTGCGCGAGGGGTTTCAGGCGACGTACTTTGTGCTGCCCAATTGGGCCGAGCTTTCCGACGCAACGGCCGAGCTAGCGGTGCGCCTTACGGCCGCAAACGTGGGCGCCACCGTATCGGCCGACCAGAGATAA
- a CDS encoding DoxX family protein has protein sequence MKKLLFSAAALPTRAIDAAWLLFRLHLGLSIADGAGLPKLTNLAAVANAQVPGPPDWFVQQVAGLGFTFPSPYFWAGAAVWGEFAGGLLIALGLFTRWSGLQLAFQFFVVAFLWYEDPSPITGMYYQQLLFWAFMVITAVGPGRYSLDYYIGRRAAAAEPVAAAQLGNRQPAWAAGAAVVCALLIAFNSWAGTVHSDLFIEPGKQFVLGGSQEGTFKVEALNKGKVPVEIKERPRGGGIFGKATLQPGARASLRFTAGSAAVLVNSSTNQQANLALTITRGEGLSMTSEPVGQRQKAE, from the coding sequence ATGAAAAAGCTCTTGTTCTCAGCCGCGGCCCTGCCCACTCGCGCCATCGATGCCGCCTGGCTTTTGTTTCGCCTGCACCTAGGGCTTTCCATTGCCGATGGCGCCGGGCTGCCCAAGCTCACCAACCTGGCGGCCGTAGCCAATGCCCAGGTACCCGGCCCGCCCGACTGGTTTGTGCAGCAAGTGGCAGGGCTTGGGTTCACGTTCCCGTCGCCCTACTTCTGGGCGGGCGCCGCCGTGTGGGGCGAGTTTGCGGGCGGGTTGCTCATTGCCCTAGGTTTGTTTACCCGCTGGAGCGGGCTGCAGCTAGCGTTCCAGTTTTTCGTGGTGGCATTTCTGTGGTACGAAGACCCGTCGCCCATCACCGGCATGTACTACCAACAACTGTTGTTTTGGGCCTTTATGGTTATAACGGCTGTTGGCCCCGGGCGCTATTCGCTTGATTACTACATCGGCCGGCGGGCCGCTGCGGCCGAGCCCGTAGCAGCCGCCCAACTCGGCAACCGCCAACCGGCCTGGGCGGCCGGGGCAGCAGTGGTTTGCGCACTGCTGATTGCCTTTAACAGTTGGGCCGGCACGGTGCATTCCGATTTGTTCATCGAGCCAGGCAAGCAGTTTGTGTTGGGCGGCTCGCAGGAGGGCACCTTTAAGGTAGAGGCCCTGAACAAAGGCAAAGTGCCGGTCGAAATCAAAGAGCGGCCCCGCGGCGGCGGTATTTTCGGCAAGGCCACGCTGCAACCGGGCGCGCGGGCCAGCTTGCGGTTTACGGCCGGCTCGGCGGCGGTGCTGGTCAATTCTTCGACCAATCAGCAAGCCAATTTGGCGCTGACCATCACGCGGGGCGAGGGACTGAGCATGACCTCCGAACCAGTAGGGCAGCGACAAAAAGCCGAGTAA
- a CDS encoding helix-turn-helix domain-containing protein: protein MLFEFSPYSSLLLPFFVQGIVFGVLLLVRSWRLEEPADRWLGLLILLYTANVAQWMLGFAGWYDAHNAYSTFMFYFPFSFHLGAGPLFYFYFRNLTNQQFRLRKGQLWHFAPAAAYVAWHVFCFVADVLVQHRALGQPLPEHFGTKGALISIVAVHDVASLLNYISLGAYGYFTLREFRQYTRYLNDNFSDTERRRFRWLRHALVAVLVGTVVSVAFSLVDFGAGLSYVQFWYGYLFTGLIIYYLSIGGWQAQHHGRVPLHFKPQPVGADPAAPELVVKTAPEPITDAPTTEQLRWAERLEQLMLTERPYLEPDLSLGDLATRLQTNTTTLSKVINAGFGQNFNDFVNSYRVGEAERLLTDPKYQHYTLVGIALESGFNSKSTFNRVFKKLKGETPSEAATRLKSQIASSRIIT from the coding sequence TGGCGCCTCGAGGAGCCCGCCGACCGTTGGCTGGGGCTCCTGATTTTGCTGTACACGGCCAACGTAGCGCAGTGGATGCTGGGGTTTGCCGGCTGGTACGACGCGCACAACGCGTACTCCACCTTCATGTTCTACTTCCCGTTCTCTTTTCACCTAGGGGCGGGGCCTTTGTTCTATTTCTACTTCCGCAACCTTACCAACCAGCAGTTTCGGCTGCGCAAAGGTCAGTTGTGGCATTTTGCGCCGGCCGCTGCCTACGTGGCCTGGCATGTGTTCTGCTTCGTGGCCGATGTACTGGTGCAGCACCGCGCGCTGGGGCAGCCTTTGCCCGAGCATTTTGGCACCAAGGGCGCGCTCATCAGCATCGTTGCCGTGCACGATGTGGCCAGCCTGCTCAACTACATTTCGCTAGGTGCCTACGGGTATTTCACGCTCCGGGAGTTTCGGCAGTACACCCGCTACCTCAACGACAACTTTTCCGATACCGAGCGGCGGCGTTTCCGGTGGTTGCGCCATGCGTTGGTGGCCGTGCTGGTGGGCACCGTAGTGTCGGTGGCTTTTTCGTTGGTCGATTTCGGCGCTGGGCTGTCGTACGTTCAGTTCTGGTACGGCTACTTGTTCACGGGGCTCATCATTTACTACCTCAGCATCGGCGGGTGGCAAGCGCAGCACCACGGGCGCGTGCCGCTGCATTTCAAGCCACAACCGGTGGGGGCCGACCCGGCAGCACCCGAGCTAGTTGTAAAAACGGCACCCGAACCCATAACCGATGCCCCCACCACCGAGCAACTCCGCTGGGCCGAGCGCCTCGAGCAGCTGATGCTCACCGAGCGGCCCTACCTCGAGCCCGACTTATCGCTCGGTGACTTGGCCACCCGCCTGCAAACCAACACCACCACTTTGTCGAAGGTCATCAACGCGGGCTTTGGGCAAAACTTCAACGACTTCGTGAACAGCTACCGGGTAGGAGAGGCCGAGCGCCTGCTAACCGACCCCAAGTACCAGCACTATACGCTGGTAGGCATTGCGTTGGAGTCGGGCTTCAACTCCAAATCTACCTTCAACCGGGTGTTCAAAAAGCTTAAGGGCGAAACGCCTAGTGAGGCGGCTACGCGGCTCAAATCACAAATTGCGTCGTCCCGAATCATAACCTGA